A genomic region of Leptotrichia hofstadii contains the following coding sequences:
- the lon gene encoding endopeptidase La, with translation MQNKPFIATRELVVFPGVVTPIFIGRQSSLKSLEEAIARYDSKLILSAQKDANVEEPKFPEDVYETGVLVHVIQTVKMPNGNVKVLVEAKHRVLINQFPKDDKGVVYAEYEEIFSKPIDESKAEALKRKVIDEFSNYAQKTNKVLPDIIYNIKEISNIDKVFDLICTNLMVAVETKQELLETLDVEARAYKILGILEREIEIFMLEREIENRVKEQMAEVQKNYYLREKIKVMREEMGEGTDSDEELEELDQRVRDAKIPQELKDKLVKELSRMKKMPDFSAESSVIRTYLETVLELPWEVSSNDEIDIEKAEKILNEDHYGLEEVKERILEFLAIKKLNNTLKGSIICLVGPPGVGKTSLAHSVARSMNRKFTRISLGGVRDEAEIRGHRRTYVGAMPGRIINSLKQVGVNNPVMLFDEIDKMASDFRGDPASAMLEVLDPAQNNSFEDHYIDHTFDLSNVFFICTANDLGGIPGPLRDRMEIISIESYTEFEKLNIAKRYLIPQTQEENGLKEFKISFSDKAVMKIINEYTREAGVRNLRREIGKLFRKIAKEILVSKSKSKKISVSETKIKKYLGNAKFRADKVKEKEGKIGVVNGLAWTAVGGTTLEVQAVKMEGKGVLQLTGKLGDVMQESARVAYSYVRHIKNELGIKEKFNETTDVHLHFPEGAVPKDGPSAGITITTAIISVLTDKEVRQDVAMTGEITITGEVLAVGGIKEKVIGAHRVGIRDVVLPYDNKVDTEELPKEIADQMKFYFAKTYDDVKKIVFVDKKNKEAKKSKAVKKTAGK, from the coding sequence ATGCAAAATAAACCATTTATAGCTACAAGAGAATTAGTTGTCTTTCCAGGTGTTGTAACTCCGATTTTTATCGGTAGGCAGTCAAGCCTGAAAAGTCTTGAAGAAGCAATAGCAAGATATGACAGTAAACTGATTCTTTCAGCACAAAAAGATGCAAATGTAGAAGAGCCAAAATTTCCAGAAGATGTGTATGAAACAGGAGTATTGGTTCATGTAATACAGACTGTAAAAATGCCAAACGGAAATGTAAAAGTTCTAGTTGAGGCAAAACATAGGGTTTTAATCAATCAATTTCCAAAAGATGATAAAGGTGTTGTTTATGCTGAATATGAAGAAATTTTTTCAAAACCAATTGACGAAAGTAAAGCTGAAGCACTAAAACGTAAAGTTATCGATGAATTTTCAAATTATGCACAAAAAACTAATAAAGTGTTGCCAGATATTATTTACAATATAAAAGAAATTAGTAATATTGACAAAGTTTTTGATTTGATTTGTACGAACTTGATGGTTGCGGTGGAAACGAAACAGGAGTTGCTTGAAACACTTGATGTAGAAGCAAGAGCGTATAAAATTTTGGGTATTCTTGAGAGAGAAATTGAGATTTTTATGCTTGAGCGTGAAATTGAAAATCGTGTAAAGGAACAGATGGCAGAAGTTCAGAAAAACTATTATTTACGTGAAAAAATTAAGGTAATGCGTGAAGAAATGGGTGAAGGAACTGATTCTGACGAGGAACTGGAGGAACTTGACCAAAGAGTTAGAGATGCGAAAATTCCTCAGGAACTAAAGGATAAGCTAGTAAAAGAGCTTTCAAGAATGAAGAAAATGCCAGACTTTTCTGCAGAATCTTCAGTAATAAGAACATATCTTGAGACTGTACTTGAATTGCCGTGGGAAGTTTCTTCAAATGATGAGATTGACATTGAAAAAGCTGAAAAAATTCTAAATGAGGATCATTACGGACTGGAAGAAGTTAAGGAAAGAATATTGGAATTTTTGGCAATAAAAAAATTAAACAATACATTGAAAGGTTCAATTATCTGTCTTGTGGGACCTCCAGGTGTAGGGAAAACATCACTTGCACATTCGGTGGCACGTTCAATGAACAGAAAATTCACAAGAATCTCACTTGGTGGAGTAAGAGATGAAGCTGAAATTCGTGGACATAGAAGAACTTATGTGGGAGCAATGCCAGGAAGAATTATAAATTCTTTAAAACAGGTTGGCGTAAATAATCCAGTAATGCTGTTTGATGAAATTGATAAAATGGCTTCTGACTTTAGAGGAGATCCCGCTTCAGCAATGCTGGAAGTTTTAGATCCTGCACAAAACAACTCGTTTGAAGATCACTATATCGATCATACTTTTGACTTGTCAAACGTATTCTTCATTTGTACAGCAAATGATTTGGGCGGAATTCCAGGACCGCTTCGTGACAGAATGGAAATTATTTCAATTGAATCGTACACAGAATTTGAAAAATTAAATATTGCAAAAAGATATTTAATACCTCAAACACAAGAAGAAAACGGATTAAAGGAATTCAAAATTTCATTTTCTGATAAAGCAGTTATGAAAATTATAAATGAATACACAAGAGAAGCTGGAGTGAGAAATTTACGAAGAGAAATTGGTAAATTATTCAGAAAAATAGCAAAAGAAATACTTGTATCAAAATCTAAGAGTAAAAAAATCTCTGTTTCTGAAACAAAAATCAAGAAATATTTAGGAAATGCAAAATTCAGAGCAGATAAAGTCAAGGAAAAAGAAGGTAAAATTGGTGTTGTCAATGGACTTGCATGGACAGCAGTCGGAGGTACAACTCTAGAAGTGCAGGCAGTAAAAATGGAAGGAAAAGGTGTACTGCAGCTTACAGGAAAACTAGGAGATGTAATGCAGGAATCAGCCAGAGTGGCTTATTCTTACGTACGGCATATAAAAAATGAACTTGGAATCAAGGAAAAATTCAACGAAACAACAGATGTTCATTTACATTTTCCAGAAGGAGCAGTGCCGAAAGACGGGCCATCAGCAGGAATTACAATTACAACAGCGATAATTTCAGTATTGACTGATAAGGAAGTTAGGCAGGATGTGGCAATGACTGGAGAGATTACGATTACTGGAGAGGTTCTGGCAGTTGGCGGAATCAAGGAAAAAGTAATTGGGGCTCACAGGGTTGGTATAAGAGATGTTGTACTTCCTTATGACAATAAAGTTGATACGGAGGAATTGCCAAAGGAAATTGCAGACCAGATGAAATTCTACTTTGCTAAAACTTATGATGATGTTAAAAAGATTGTTTTTGTGGATAAGAAAAATAAAGAAGCAAAGAAAAGCAAGGCTGTGAAAAAAACAGCTGGGAAATAA
- a CDS encoding PTS transporter subunit EIIC — MDAKKTAKEIYEILGGKENIASNAVCMTRLRVKVKNEVDLEKLKKVDGVLNVVNAETLQIILGPGKVNAVGDEFSKLSGIALGFSDSNVKDVASENKKANKQKYNGPVQRFLQKIANIFVPLLPGIISAGLIMGLTNVINVAAKNAYNTVWWFAAIRSIGFVMFGYLAIYVGMNAAKEFGGTAVLGGIMGSIFITNPALPLLLKAEDKSAVILPFTGKPFAPGMGGLLASLFMGIIIAYLEKKVRKIVPEMLDTFFTPLLTLIIGIFIALIIIQPLGTVVTGFIFAILDFAYKKLGILGGYILAAGFLPLVSVGLHQALTPIHTLLNDPAGPTKGVNYLLPILMMAGGGQVGAGIAIYIKTKNQRLKNMVRDSIPVGILGIGEPLMYAVTLPLGKPFITACLGSGIGGVLAVLFHLGTISQGVSGLFGLLIAVPGTWIYFIIAMLGAYAGGFILTYFFGIDNEKIEEMYGK, encoded by the coding sequence ATGGATGCCAAAAAAACAGCAAAGGAAATTTATGAAATTTTAGGAGGCAAGGAAAACATTGCTTCAAACGCAGTCTGCATGACAAGACTTAGAGTTAAAGTTAAAAATGAAGTAGATTTAGAAAAGTTAAAAAAAGTTGATGGCGTACTGAACGTAGTAAATGCTGAAACTTTACAAATAATACTAGGGCCTGGAAAAGTAAATGCAGTAGGAGATGAATTTTCAAAGCTTAGCGGTATTGCTCTAGGATTTTCAGACAGCAACGTAAAGGATGTAGCAAGTGAAAATAAGAAAGCAAATAAACAAAAATATAATGGTCCTGTCCAACGATTTCTTCAAAAAATTGCAAACATATTTGTTCCTTTACTGCCTGGAATAATTTCAGCGGGATTAATAATGGGACTTACAAATGTAATAAATGTTGCAGCAAAAAATGCTTATAATACAGTATGGTGGTTTGCCGCGATAAGAAGTATCGGATTTGTTATGTTTGGATATCTTGCAATTTATGTAGGAATGAATGCGGCAAAAGAATTTGGGGGAACTGCAGTGCTTGGTGGAATTATGGGGTCAATATTTATCACAAATCCAGCCTTGCCTTTACTTCTTAAAGCAGAAGACAAGAGCGCAGTTATACTTCCTTTTACAGGTAAGCCTTTTGCACCTGGAATGGGAGGACTGCTTGCATCATTATTTATGGGCATAATAATTGCTTATCTGGAAAAAAAAGTAAGAAAGATAGTTCCTGAAATGCTTGATACCTTCTTTACCCCACTTTTAACTTTAATCATAGGCATATTTATAGCCTTAATAATAATTCAGCCTTTAGGAACAGTTGTAACAGGCTTTATATTCGCTATTCTTGATTTCGCATACAAGAAATTAGGAATATTAGGAGGATATATACTGGCAGCTGGATTTCTTCCTTTAGTTTCAGTTGGATTGCATCAGGCCTTAACTCCTATACACACTTTACTTAATGATCCAGCAGGACCTACAAAAGGAGTCAATTATTTGCTTCCTATACTTATGATGGCAGGCGGAGGACAGGTTGGCGCAGGAATTGCAATTTATATAAAAACTAAGAATCAAAGGCTTAAAAATATGGTAAGAGATTCTATTCCAGTTGGAATACTTGGAATTGGCGAGCCATTAATGTACGCTGTAACTTTGCCATTAGGAAAACCGTTTATTACAGCCTGTCTAGGATCTGGGATTGGTGGAGTTCTTGCAGTTCTATTCCATTTAGGAACAATTTCTCAAGGTGTCTCAGGCTTATTCGGACTTCTTATTGCTGTTCCGGGAACTTGGATTTACTTTATAATCGCAATGCTAGGAGCGTATGCAGGAGGATTTATCCTAACTTATTTCTTTGGAATTGACAACGAAAAGATAGAAGAAATGTATGGAAAATGA